Below is a window of Littorina saxatilis isolate snail1 linkage group LG2, US_GU_Lsax_2.0, whole genome shotgun sequence DNA.
cccatggcactaacattcatgtagtcgtttataactgaggatgaacaattcgcttcatgacgagacaagtataaatgccattcacccaaactgaaattgacttcgctgccgtctgctcgcatTGTGGCGcatgcgcaaaactaatgcgcataagaaacggcgtctgctatcaaaacctaagatcaacgcatcgacgcaaaaactgtccttttgtaagtttggaacaacaaatcaaggtcagaacagcatatataatcgctattgtgttttcagcgtagcaatagggtccgatatttagactcgaacaagtataatgcgactcgtcttcgactcgtcggcattatacttgtctcgtctaaatatcggaccctattgctacgctgaaaacacaatagctgttgaTAAAGGTCGAATTATTACTTGTTCCACCAGCTACCTTTGTTCATTAGTTTATTTATTTTCctggtgtgtgttttctttaaaattgtttttaattttttcagtCCTATGGCAGGGAGAGAAGTAACATCTGCGGAAATTCAACTTGTTGTGGCGGAAGCAGAAAAGAGTCCCTGGGCAGAACATATTGTATTAACTGGTAAGTCATTCTCATAACCTGTTTGAACCTGCATTCATGGGTTGTAACTCCAAAGAACAGCACGAGTAGGTTTTGaaatgtatgactgtttttacccagCCCTTTAGGCAACcgtatacatgtacttcaaTTTAGGGAGATGCAATTATAAGTTGCCTCGGGAGATGGACAAAACATTTCAACAGCCAGGATTCAAACACTTCTTGACTTAACCTTTGGCGTGGAAGGCCTGCATCTTATACACTAGGCAATTGCAATtgcagggcgttagcaattttctcccccctttcctaacctaggtggtgggttcaagtgctagtctttcggatgagacgaaaaaccgaggtccctttgtgtacactacattggggtatgcacgttaaagatcccacgattgacaaaagggtctttcctggcaaaattgtaaaggcatagataaaaatgtccaccaaaatacccgtgtgacttggaataataggccgtgaaaagtaggatatgcgccgaaatggctgcgatctgctggccgatgtgaatacgtgatgtattgtgtaaacaaaattccatctcacacggcataaataaatccctgcgccttgaatatgtgcgcgatataaattgcataaaataaaaaattaaaataaatccctgcgcttagaactgtacccacggaatacgcgcgatataagtctcataatgattgattgattgattgattgattgaattgcACCTGGCTGGTTCTTATGAAATCTGCTGCTAAGTTTTGAAGTGGAAGTAGTGTATTTTCCCGGCTAAAAAATTATTGCCCGGCTAGAGTCAGCTGGCTTGTCTTAATGTTATATAGTATGGCTGTCACATTGTACACACTGCACAGAGCTCCCCCAAACTTTGCACTTTCTGACATGAAGTTCTGATGAAATGTTTGCCTCTATAATTGCAAGATTACTGGTTATGTCTTAAAGGGCACACCAAGTCAGCACACATATCATGTTTCCCAGATAGCTTGGGAATATTCTTCTTGTTATttaataatgaattgtttacttTAATCAGACTTCCAAGATGGgcacagtggcgtggtggtaaaacGTCGGCCTTCTAACTGGGAGGTCGTGGGATCgcatcccggtcgctgccgcctggtgggttaagagtggagatttttccgatctcccaggtcaacttatgtgcagacctgctagtgacctaacccccttcgtgtgtacacgcaagcacaagaccaagtgcacacggaaaagatcctgtaatccatgtcagagttcggtgggttatagaaacatgaaaataccctgcatgcctcccccgaaatcggcgtatgctgcctgaatggcgggataaaaacggtcatacatgtaaaaatccactcgtgctaaaaacatgaatgaacgtgggagtctaaggcCATGAGCGAAGAAGATCAAACTCCCAAGACATGAAAATATCAAGCTCTGAGCGCCACTACCTCTATGATTCTCATGCAATAGAATACGAATAAAGATGTGGTGTGTGACATTACAGAACCTCTGGTGTGTACAGCAGGATACAAATAGTTGAACAGGAGGCCTTAGTGAAAAGCTTTTAGCTGTTTTAACTAGGAATCATGGGTTAGAAACAAGACTAAATAGTGTCAGACTAAAACAATATCATCACAACACCTTCCCTTTTACACAGGTAAATCATAGTGAGGCCCAGAGTTTGGTAGTTTGCTATTTTGTGTCTGATGTGTATAGGGGAGAAATTGTTTTCACTGTGTGTATAGTGATAAGAGAGCACAGTTTTATTACCCTCAAGCTTTCTAAAAAATATGAAATATATATGTTGACTTGCTGTGCCCATTGAACATTGATTTGAAAGCTGCACTTATAAAAAGAAGTTTTAGACAATGAACTAGCACTGCTGGCTGTTCTTTTCTGTGATACTTGCAGGGACTCATTGAAACGTGTGGGGTTTTGTTTATTTCAGACATCCACGGCAGGACTGACATTGATTCAGTGAAAACAattgttgtcatcatcatcaccactagTCCCTTCAGTCAGACAGTCTTCATCAAGTTCATGTGGGACTTCAAGGCAGAAGCAGGAGAAATCCTTCTCCAGGCTATGCAGTCTACAGGAGGCCAGGAGCGCTCATTACGTCCAGTCCTTGCCATTGTTGGACCAATTCTTGCCTTGTCTTCCATGATCCACGACTGTGTCCTTCATCAATGGTGCCTTGCAGTATCATCTTGGGTTTTATGCCTCTTGACATGGCCCAACCACTCCAACTTCCATCGTCCAGCAGTTGTCAAGAGAGGTTCATGATGCTTTTCACCAAGTTCTGCGCACAGtttgtggtacagtggaacccccttttacgacctaaaaaaatctgagaaaatcaggtcttaaaaaggagggagtcttaaaatgggggtaaatttacaaggCTTAAGAACAAAATGTGCGaaaatacttcttcttcttcttcttcggcgttccagtgTGAAAATACAAGgttgtaaaaaggaggaagtcttaaattggggggtcttaaaagggggtccaCTGTATTCAGCTTTCTTTATGAGATACAGTTTCCTGGGTCATTTTGTCTCAAATAGACAAATACCTAGATTCTTCTTTCATCGTCAGCAGCCATGTCCCACAGCCATAGCACAGAATAGAGACAACTGGAGACTTGAAGATCCTGCATTTTTTGGGAGGAAACTAAATGTTGATCTTCCACATCCTGTTCAGTCTGGAAGAAGACAGCCCAAGGGGAAAAAAGCCAACTCTGATGTGGAGCGTGTTTGTTAAGAATGCTAGTCTGTGTGTTGTGTAGTTCATGTACTTTCAAGGGCACACACCATCTCGTGACAGCAGTTCAGCTCAACAGCTCAGGTCTGGCCAGACGTTTTCAAGGGACAAGTTGATCCACCTATTTGGACAAAAAATCAGTTCCCATACTTCTTTCTGTGGTGAGAGCACCAAGGCTGAtcatttttgtatacatgtgtcaAAGTTGAAGGCTCATCTGATACCATTTAAAAGTTTGGTCTTTGGCCAGTTTCATAGACCAAGCAAGCTGTCATTCCATTGCTGTTGAACAAGTGAAATGCAGTAGCACAACAATATCAGGTTTCATGAATATTTCAGTCGGCAGGGTGGGGAAATGGCTTAGCCGGTAgtggcgctggcttcaaaaccagttgtctcTATCGGCGTGCGTTCGATCCCCTTGTTTGGCGGGGGATTTATTTTCCAGAATCAActatgcagactctcctcggtgtccaaacaactccgtgtgcacgcatgtgcATGATAAAGAACCtgagttcacagcgaaagtcttagGGTATGGAAACAGCAAAACATGCATGGAGGGAAACAAATCACAAATATTGGTAGcactgtacatgtatactgtatggcagcgaCGCTTTctccagggagaaagcagcgcAAATTCCCATGAggataacctcacaggactatatgaatcttatcTATCCTTATCTATCACAGTGCTACTTTCCCCCCGTACCGCATTGGAACATCTGCTGCTATCCGACAGAAAATGGGAAAATCCCTACACATAACATTTACATTCTGAAGCaaatgtctttttttattttttatttatttatgggATGCTGTAATTCAGAAGTTATGTCTTGCTGTGACACAGCATTCCTGAATAACAGGGTTTTAATGTCCTTGGatgcagtaaaaaaaaagttttagtcaTAGTCCGGTGAAGGTAGCAGAGACTATTAGCTTCTTTTTGTAAATTAACCATTTTCACATGCAAACGATCAAACGATACTGGGTTGCTTTATAAAACATTTGACTTGGCCAGCAGAACACAGTGCAGTGAGCTGAAGTATTGTTGCGAGAATGAGATTTTACTTTGGAAGAGAGGTTTAGGATAATATAGACACTGATCTCAATGACACAACAGTGCAGACAGAGCTAGTAATGTGTTCAAATAGTATGTTGTTCTGTACAGCTGTCTATTTGTTATGTTCTTGAGGGCCATGttttgggtgggtttttttttcgtaTAGAGCACATTATGCTCAAATTTAACTGATTCAATGTTCAAACATCACAGTCAATGTAAACAGAGGCAATCTCCTTCTGATGCGGTTGCATGATTTCCAAGTCAAATGTAGCGGTTTGAAGTTTGAAAGTAACCTGACTCAAAGTGAGAAAAATTGTGCTAGAAGATTGTAGAATAAATAGAGTATTACATGTATATATGGCTTTCTGCAAGATACTAATTTACTATGTCTAtacacttgtttttttgttgctcgATTGCATTTACATATTCAAAAGAAAATGTTTAGCACGGCGCCATGTTCCAAGACAGAAAATTGAAGTGGCGTCACTTTACTGTTTGCTTTTTTGTTCAAGCCCACAAACCTCTGTGCCATTGTTTTGTTAGCCCTTTATAGgcttatattttgtttttctgcagagtGATTTTCGGAACAGAACCTATTCATCAGGCCTATTTTTTCACCCACAGTGTGATTCTAGAAAGAGTAACtccatgggtgcaactctgccggctacacgccggcagccggttgttggtttcatcggctgccgatgtttttgttccaggagagggtttttttggcattttaaatactaaaaaagcttggaccccaacttttgccggtttttttaattttccagctTGCACCCATGTAACTCTGGAGTCAtgccatttttgactcacatgcgaagcaaaagtgagtctatgtactcacccgagtcgtacgtccgtccgtccgtccgtccggaaaactttaacgttggatatttcttggacactattcagtctatcagtaccaaatttggcaagatggtgtatgatgacaaggccccaaaaaacatacatagcatcttgaccttgcttcaaggtcaaggtcgcaggggccataaatgttgcctaaaaaacagctatttttcacatttttcccattttctctgaagtttttgagattgaatacctcacctatatatgatatatggggcaaagtaagccccatcttttgataccagtttggtttaccttgcttcaaggtcaaggtcacaggagctcttcaaagttggattgtatacatattttgaagtgaccttgaccctgaagtatggaagataactgtttcaaacttaaaaattatgtggggcacatgttatgctttcatcatgagacacatttggtcacatatgatcaaggtcaaggtcactttgacccttatgaaatgtgaccaaaataaggtagtgaaccactaaaagtgaccatatctcatggtagaaagagccaataagcaccattgtacttcctatgtcttgaattaacagctttgtgttgcatgaccttggatgaccttgaccttgggtcaaggtcacatgtattttggtaggaaaaatgtgtaaagcatgtgagtcgtatgggctttgcccttcttgttgtctGTTAGTTTAGACTTAAAATAATGTTCTTTGGGCTTTAGGCTTAAAATACATGTGTTCTTACCGAGGAAGGAAAAGTACAGATCAATAAAAAGGTACAGAGAATGTCCATTGGACTGACTGTGAACATTTTATATGTACAGAATGTCACATTACTCATGTACTGTTAATCGATTGAATACAATTTGAGTCATATTATTTGGTCGTCTTATGCTTTTCTTCATCTGTGTATACATGACTGTGTGATAGtggtgtgattgagtttgtctGCATGGTTGTTGTTTAGTTTAAAGATTTGTGGATATCTGTCAAGATCCGCACACTCGCAAGTAACAAACGTATATACAATCAAATATCCACATGGATCGCTCACTATTTAGTGATGCATAGCAATTTCGTCATTGTGCTGAGTGCCTGTTTGTGTTCTCCAGCGCGCGATCACAAACTTATTGCAtgcgcacacataaacaccatGTATGCTGTTTCTGTCAGGCATAGTTATTTACTTACCCTACCTCATGGATGCTGCAACCATGCCTAAAGTTAGAGCACATTTAAAAAGAGGAAGACGTAAAAATAAAAGTGCCAAATAAATGAAAATATGTATCCTTGACAATTAGGTTTTAAGTTTAGTGCGCACGCGTGTGCAAAACAGACTTTAACAATTTATTCGCCCAATGGCaaaatcagacagttaaaattaaacacacacacacacacacacacacacacacacacacacacacacaaggcacgTTTAGATTTGAAATGTGTGCACAcacagcacaagagcttttctGTGCCACGTCAACTTAATAGAACATCAATTATTGCATCACTTTTAAATTATGTCAGCAAGCCATCCTGCGACAAAAACAAATGTCTGCTGTACCCACAGCTTTTCTCCAATAGACGATTTCCGAAAAGTAGCTCTTTGGGGTGTGTAGGGGTTGTGAAATAGAGAATACCCTTGCTCTTATGGGTGAAAAAACATTTGATCGGCCAAACACTAGCGAGGGGGGTGGACAGGAGCATGTGCAAATATTTTAGTCCCTGAAAAACAGGTgtttactctttcacaaccaatacaaacccgacagagttatttccgaacatcgtccggtatatatatatatatatacaatgtgAGGCCTCTCTGATGAAAGGACgcctcccatgaaaggacactttTGTTGTCCCTTTCCTTATGATCTTCACCAAATTATACTCGTcacgacaggccacctgcaaaaAAGGGGGCATGTTTGCTGATCCAACGGTGTGCTGTCATCACAGGTATCGTTGTTACTTTTTCCCAGCTGACTTAAAGGTACCTTGCTTCCTGTGGAAATAAGCAGAGATATGTCCAGGGTCGTAACTGGGATACCATTAGTATGCAGCCAATCACACTATCTTCCCTAAGGTCCAAATCAAAGAAAACCGTTCTCGTTTGGATGGTTTGAAATTAGACGCAGGTTATGTAAGTGTGTTGCCACTGGGAAAGCATGAGTATGTGAGACCTTTGATCACTAAGAGACGTTATGTGTTTAGCTAGGTCCGTTTATcaccaaaatatgacaaaagGAAGCGATAAGTACGTTTAAAAattccctttcttttttgcttctttgttcCATATTTGTGTATTTTTATTGTCCACTTACTCGATCCGGATATTGGGTGCCCAACGTGATTATGAAAAAAATAGACCATACGCGTAATATCTAATTATGCACTAAAGCTACATGAGCGTTATTTATATGACGGTTATGCAAACGGTAAGGTATATGACGGGCGTCTGCATGTCACCACACAACAAAGCCAGAAGTCCCCTGACGGCCCTGTATTTCTTTTTCTCGCAGTATGTTCATCAGTTTGGGCAAAAATCATATCAAAGGTACTCGCAGTAGGTGTTACAATTTCAAACGGAATAACGTATAACAAATAATTATGACGGTTATGAACCCTTACTTAAAAAGAGAAAATACGTTGTAATTGCCTTTTCGCTAGACGCAGACTAACGCACTTTCGTGGTAAAAACAActccatcacaaacacacaccgtggacacacacacacactcacacacacacacacttataataAATTCAGACGTTTTTAGGGATAAGATTGTGTGGACTAGAGATGTGTCAAATGGGCCCCCATCATAATTCCTAAAGAATGAAATGCTTTCGCAATAGCTAGTTTTCTGGTATTCATTTTTCACTAATGTGTTGACAAACAGCTGTGGATTTCCTCGTGAACAAAAATGACTGCAACAACAGTACAGATGTTCGTATCATTTAAATCATAGTGAATGTGACCAAAACAGGCATGTTAATTTTGTTGTTCTTATAAACTTATGTTCATCAAGATTAGACCCAGGCAGTAACGGATATTATTGTGACGTTTCTGTACGCATTTGTTTCTCCCCTGACTAGGAGGAGCAAGTAGGCTAATGTGCATTTATTCAAGTGCTGCTGAAAGATAACTACCCACCATAACAGGGCTTGCAAAGTTCTGTATCATCTGAACTTGAAGGACTGGACATTACTAaagatgtttaaaaaaaaaaaacccactgaaaTGGTCGCTTCTTATGACAACGATGTTTAGATATTATGTCGTTGGAAACTCAAGTCCCATGCTTTATGCAAAGTCAGTGAATGGCCCCACCCGCCCCCTCTGCTCCTCCAAATGATCACAGAAGGTGTCTCTTCTAGCCCCCTTCATCATGCATGAAACTGGCACATTATTGTGTACAAAGAAAAACCCACAGAAAGTGTCTGAGCTTTTTAAAAACAGACCTCGAGGCAAAATTACCAAAGAAATCATGTGGTgtatatttatgtatttatgagATATAATATTCTAGTTTTATTTGGCAAATGCTAAAGGGTGGATGACAATACATTGTTGTTGATTAATTTaacgccccacaatgatgtgcttagCAATCTTTAAAACAATTGTAAAAATGAAAGGTCGCATTTCGTTTCACCCTTGTTTGCCCTTACGAAACCGCAGTGTTTTTATGAGCATGAAAAAACAACAATGCTAGTAAACACTTCTTTTACAAACTGGCAGAGCTGTGTTGGCCTTGTATTGTTGGTGTGCATTTGTGCAAATGTCGACAACCCGACCTTTTTCAGTACTTTACAAAACTGTGCAATAATGTTGACACTTTAGGAGGACCAGATAACAGTCAATTGTATCCGGCATGAATCAGTTGTAACTGCAACAGCAAtagaaatcaatcaattaagccGGCGACTGCGTTAATATTTTCAATAGTGCACGTaatattttttctgtcttttcttcttgtgtgtgtgtgtgtgtgtgtgtgtgtgtgtgtgtgtgtgcgtgtgtgtgtgtgtgtgtgtgtgtgcgtgcgtgcgtgtgtgtgtgtgtgtgtgtgtgtgtgtgtgtgtgtgtgtgtgtgtgtgtgtgtgtgtgtgtgtgacatcacAATTATATGTACTGCTCACACTGATGGTATTTGTGCATGGTGGTCCTGGAATCAGCAGCGAATGTGCCTGATAATTTGAATCAAAAATTGCGGTCTGAATGCTGTGTTACTGATTGGCAAGCTTTGTAGACTATTATGATGGGTGTTTTGATTCTCAATCCTATGTGAAGTAAAGGGAATCCCTGGGCTCATATAAAAACATGTTGTATGATGTACGGAACTGCTAGTCAAGTATTCAAAATGTCAGACATTTTTTTGTCGACCGCCGATTGGTGACTTTGCTTTCTTACTGAAGCGACATTGACAGGGCCTGGGGACATGCTATATAAAACGTGTGCAAAAGACTGTGCTTTCTTAAACTTCAAtacataaaacaaaaagatcaTTCTAAATTCCTAAAAAGTATAAAAATTTAAGAAGTCACTACACGCTAGGCAATCTTCTTTCGCGAAAACAGCTCTAAGCAGATTGGGTATTACCAAGGCATGTTAGAGTAGACTATTTGAGGCACAATGAAAATGGATCTATTTGTTGGACTATCTAACTTTAAAACGGAGTTCAGAAGCAATTATCCATTACTTCTAACATAGACAGTTACATTTGCCACACCCTTCAACAAGTTCAAGTGAAACGGTCACTCATTGTTTCCAGTAGTTAAATATTCTTCCTGTAATTGTAAACCACATTGAAGAGAAAAGCCGGCACTGGGGTTCGACCACACCGATGTGCAATGCAACTGTAGAACTTTAAAGAATTCTAACAAGAGAGGAAACTGATCACTCATGTCGTTACTGTGTTGTCTCTCATTCAAGGAAGCTTTTGAAACGGCCCCTTATTGGTGTTATTGCTTGTAAGGGGTTAACTTACCGTTTGATACGGCCCCTCAGGTTATGTTTTTATTGGGTGTTAGTGGTTAAAAATCGAAAATTGTAGAAAGAAATTGAGTTTGATTGTTGTGTTGTCATAAATTGGCAGCATTCAGCAAATTTCTTTATAACAAAGCTAATTATTATACGGTGGAACCCTTATAAGACCCCAACCCCCAATTTTTCTTTGAAAGACTtaacccattttaagaccctttcTTTTCAGCTTTCTGTTAATAACCTGTCACtttacctccattgtaagaaaccctcttttttaagacctgattttatcaGATATTTAttggtcttaaatgggggttgCGCTGTACAGTCAGCAGTTTGTACTATACTATTTCTGTGACCtacatttaatatcatattcttactccgaatcacattagcattgagtcacctgagatgcttatcactgaaaaacgcttacccggctaaagaatttaaagggaagcaaccccatcaccaaaacgaaagtgaaagtagctttggtaatgggccagtacaccgggagttacctcccatacgggtgtatgccacgtcacttcctctaggaacacgtgcctattatcatacgtctttttcacctcggagaggacggttcactttttgacgctctgtggctgaccttgtgtgtttgagtgacacccaccggccacgttacccagcttgtctgctcgccttgcctacagtttggtgagctcgttcccgtttgttgttggttgtttgcgctgtttcgttactgtacgttgtccgttttttacggacttgtgtgtcagtgacttgcgtgtttcgccattttgttgtgtgagttagttagctaactcgtgtgactttgctagtagctctgcgtgccctctttctgtttgggcaagtgtagctttagtattttgttgacgcgtaagcgtgtgtgtttactgtgttttcagtcgttttgacttacgtttcagtaaatctttttactttgccacgtgttgttgacgtttgtgtcagtgtcttgcgtgtcgccattttgttgtgtgagttagttttctagctcgtgtgactttgtttgtagctctccgtgcctctgcttgtggggcaagtttagctatagtattttgttaacgcattagtgcgtgtgtttactgaattttccagtcgtttagacttatgtttcagtaaattttttcgcgttgccacgtgttgtcaacatgtctgattcagacaagcgccgtggcaagtcggaccccaaggggaaaattaaggctaagtcttcctcttccaaagcaacgttacttgttacagaccaagagcgtaacactttgttggctgtaccaatttcggcgcctagcgctgttactacttctgcttcttttgcggcgcctagcgctactgttacttctgcacctgtctctacatcggagactttgtcttctttgttagcacctggacaaggtgcgttggtttcctctctgttaaagtcactggttccagaaatccgcagcttggtgcaggcagaatttcagcgttccgtcgccagcagttcggcgtttccggcatctggcagtgacgtccgggcattggcttccgtgtctttgtcctccacttccggcttggagcagcgtcctccctcttcagcgtcggttggtaagcagagctggtccgatagccctcgtgaggcgcctggacgttctccttcgggggacagctctttcgcatcgggtcacgaccgataccttgctgatctttcatttccggcgataacctacgaggccccggacttgttcgaacagcggcggcagtcggtttcgactgccgcatttccggcacttgccggaagtgatgatccgtccgctccggcacgctacggcggtcgcggcaggatggagtattcactgacttccggtccttccggatcgcgaagtcaaccagtgcagtcttcacttccgcattttgcggttccgttgactacacttccggtttcggccggaaacgcttcttcctcttctggtggttccttccggataccagatagtggattacagcgtgcgccttccggctttcaagcgcctaggcttgagcaggcatcactccactcagtcggggtagtgacgtcagctcatccagctccggtttttgcggatggtcgtcctgcttaccctttaccttcacagggttttgggcggcaggatgacgttagtgctcaggcttttccggtttccggtttgccagggcatgcttctgcttccggaactggtgacttcggtcatggttccacgtgtgactattctgatgctccatcagtggtcagcgaggagtcgcggggcgtgtttccgtcgaagctcaagtctgttcttgacgtcgcggcggaagtaacgtctcgttattttcctgaaggggtggtggctgcggactcttccgcatcattcgttccttctgccatggcggacttccggccggcacaggaggatgt
It encodes the following:
- the LOC138959476 gene encoding uncharacterized protein, whose amino-acid sequence is MFAEILRKSCGVRDEEAAFLGPGMQNTQQFFTDFTVSCWEVSPMAGREVTSAEIQLVVAEAEKSPWAEHIVLTDIHGRTDIDSVKTIVVIIITTSPFSQTVFIKFMWDFKAEAGEILLQAMQSTGGQERSLRPVLAIVGPILALSSMIHDCVLHQWCLAVSSWVLCLLTWPNHSNFHRPAVVKRGS